From Halichoerus grypus chromosome 6, mHalGry1.hap1.1, whole genome shotgun sequence, one genomic window encodes:
- the SNRNP25 gene encoding U11/U12 small nuclear ribonucleoprotein 25 kDa protein isoform X1, with protein sequence MVVQDPLLCDLPIQVTLEEVNSQIALEYGQAMTVRVCKMDGEIMPVVVVQNATVLDLKKAIQRYVQLRQEREGGIQHISWSYVWRTYYLTSAGEKLTEDRKKLRDYGIRNRDEVSFIKKLRQK encoded by the exons ATGGTCGTGCAGGACCCGCTGCTCTGCGATCTACCGATCCAG GTGACTTTGGAAGAGGTCAATTCCCAAATAGCACTAGAATATGGCCAAGCAATGACAGTCCGAGTGTGCAAGATGGATGGAGAAATAATGC CTGTGGTTGTGGTACAGAACGCCACAGTCCTGGATCTGAAGAAGGCCATTCAGAGATACGTGCAGCTCAGGCAGGAGCGTGAAGGGGGCATTCAGCACATCAGCTG GTCCTATGTGTGGAGGACCTACTACCTGACCTCCGCAGGAGAGAAGCTCACAGAGGACAGGAAGAAGCTTCGAGA TTACGGTATCCGGAATCGGGATGAGGTGTCCTTCATCAAAAAGCTGAGGCAAAAATGA
- the SNRNP25 gene encoding U11/U12 small nuclear ribonucleoprotein 25 kDa protein isoform X2: MVVQDPLLCDLPIQVTLEEVNSQIALEYGQAMTVRVCKMDGEIMPVVVVQNATVLDLKKAIQRYVQLRQEREGGIQHISCCPVTVLVVYLNPHLSLAGPMCGGPTT; encoded by the exons ATGGTCGTGCAGGACCCGCTGCTCTGCGATCTACCGATCCAG GTGACTTTGGAAGAGGTCAATTCCCAAATAGCACTAGAATATGGCCAAGCAATGACAGTCCGAGTGTGCAAGATGGATGGAGAAATAATGC CTGTGGTTGTGGTACAGAACGCCACAGTCCTGGATCTGAAGAAGGCCATTCAGAGATACGTGCAGCTCAGGCAGGAGCGTGAAGGGGGCATTCAGCACATCAGCTG CTGCCCAGTGACCGTGCTTGTGGTTTACCTGAATCCTCATCTGAGTCTTGCAGGTCCTATGTGTGGAGGACCTACTACCTGA
- the POLR3K gene encoding DNA-directed RNA polymerase III subunit RPC10 → MLLFCPGCGNGLIVEEGQRCHRFACNTCPYVHNITRKVTNRKYPKLKEVDDVLGGAAAWENVDSTAEPCPKCEHPRAYFMQLQTRSADEPMTTFYKCCSAQCGHRWRD, encoded by the exons ATGCTGCTCTTCTGCCCCGGCTGCGGGAACGGGCTGATCGTGGAGGAGGGACAGCGCTGCCACCGCTTCGCCTGCAACACCTGCCCCTACGTGCACAACATCACCCGCAAG GTAACAAATCGGAAGTATCCAAAGCTGAAAGAAGTGGATGATGTGCTTGGCGGAGCAGCAGCCTGGGAGAATGTTGACTCTACCGCAG AGCCATGTCCTAAATGCGAACATCCTCGTGCCTATTTCATGCAGCTTCAGACCCGCTCTGCAGACGAGCCGATGACCACCTTCTACAAATGCTGCAGTGCTCAGTGTGGGCACCGCTGGAGGGACTAG